The following coding sequences are from one Geothrix sp. window:
- a CDS encoding DinB family protein, which produces MAQTQDLAPTRLADQLERGFRGGAWHGPAVMELLADLSAEQARWRPEPTSHSIADLVGHLTYWLEDTRRQLAGTPRLPGEPGSDWSPADLGSEAAWQGACAALEDAYGGLRAAILELEEGRLDEARSGSDTTIRGLLQGTLQHNAYHAGQIALLRKQAEAAAGGRP; this is translated from the coding sequence ATGGCCCAGACCCAAGACCTCGCCCCCACCCGTCTGGCGGATCAGCTGGAGCGCGGCTTCCGCGGCGGCGCCTGGCACGGCCCCGCCGTGATGGAGCTGCTGGCGGACCTCAGCGCCGAGCAGGCCCGGTGGCGCCCAGAGCCCACCTCCCATTCCATCGCCGATCTCGTGGGGCACCTGACCTACTGGCTGGAGGACACCCGGCGGCAGCTCGCGGGCACTCCCCGCCTCCCCGGCGAGCCCGGTTCGGACTGGAGCCCCGCGGACCTGGGCTCCGAGGCTGCCTGGCAGGGGGCCTGCGCCGCCCTGGAGGACGCCTACGGCGGGCTCCGGGCCGCGATCCTCGAACTGGAGGAGGGCCGCCTCGACGAGGCCAGGTCCGGTTCCGACACCACCATCCGCGGGCTCCTGCAGGGCACCCTGCAGCACAACGCCTACCACGCCGGGCAGATCGCCCTGCTGCGCAAGCAGGCCGAGGCCGCGGCCGGGGGGCGGCCATGA